The sequence TTGGCATTGTTTGTGAAGTTACACAGGATTTGTACTTGGTATTGTAAAGccaacacatcacagtgaactTATTCACCTTCTGTTGCATACAGCCTTTCAGGATGGAGAGAACTCCATGGTACATTTATGGCCATCAATACTAAAGACTTCTCtttctttgaaaaatgaatacacttttagtatttttacagCAAGTGGAAACACTGAtaaagtgtctgtgtgacacAACATTGAAAATCTCTTATTTCTTCTACTTAGGCCTAGAAACAGTCAGGAAGTTAGATATTCAGAAAGAGTTATGACATGTAAAATGAAGAGGAAATATTTAAGATACTGCACTATTTCTAGCAAATCAATTGGTCAACTCTGCAAATTTGCTTAAATTTGATTTCTAAATATTTCTCCTTCAATTACATGACAACGTcttgtgtttgtaatgtttctgcttcctcaaactttctgattattttcagGTTTAAGTAAAAATATTGAGTGGTCTCAGACTTTTGGACTGCTCTGTCTGTCCTGAGCTCTTGCAGGTGAGACGTTTCGTTGTGCCTCCTGATGCACGAGCTCACCGGAGATGATCCTCTGTCCTACATGACCGGGAATGGGACACTGTCGACTCTCCCGACTGAACCACTTGTTGGTCGCTGAGTATCTACGGATGGTGAGCCGGAAGGTTTGAGGCTGCCTGCCATCTTTGTGCATCCTAGTTTCCAAAGAGACGATGAAGGTTAGATTCAGTGGCTCCAGCATTAAAGGCCACAACGAGCAGGGAAAGTATCCCACCTCTCCACCAGGTTGCTTAGGAGTTCTTGAATCTTTTCCAAAACATCTTTAGTTGAGGACATTTTCTTGAAGGAGTCTtcatcactgagagactgaaacaTTAAGAGGATActaattaatgaaaaaaatagagCGAAACATCACATTTGTACATCAAAGGAGGCAACAATTCAGAACTCTGATGACTCAAAATCATAATAATATCAGCAATGATCACAACTGCTGTTTCTGGCTGTCAAAATTCTTTGTAAGAAAAATCTTTTACAGCCTCAGAGACTCAAGATTCTCCAAAATGACACCCCCCAaactacttttatttttcactgatgAAATGGAGGACGGTGCTGCAAGTAAACTACAGTGGTGTGAAATCATTCAAAGGCTAAAAAGGTTCCTTTCTCAAGCCCGGTCACACAACAACGTTATGGCCATTACAGATTTTTATCAAGGTAATATATACTTCCTCACTGGTTCCTACTCAGAGCTAACACTGGGACcttgtgaggaggaggaggagccctTGTCCAGTGAGGTTGAGGGGTTGGCCCACCAGGCCCAGGCTTCTGCTTCATCTGCCACTGTATGttgacaaaacaacaaaacactccTATCCTACCTGGGGGGCACCTGTAGGGGTGACAGGTGAGTCATCAATACCAAGGGCCAGATTCTTCAAGCGCTGAGCACTGGGGCCTCCAAACTCGCTCACCAACTCATTCAACGGGAAGAGCTGTAGGTCTTTCACGCTGACCAATCCCAGGGCTTGAAGTCTTTTAGCAGTTTGATGACCCACCCCTGGAGGATACATGACAGGAGCACAGTTCATCATCACAGTTACTTGATATGAGTGACAAAAACCCATCAAATAAGTCTGAATTGAAACATATTTCAGATGTACTGCATACAAATGTTAAAGacaagaaattaaataaaacgaAAATAGTGAACCTGAGAAAATGACCACTGGTGTCTAAGTGAGTTGTGTATCATTATATAAATATGTGATGTGTGCTCAGACTCAATCTATGccattaaaaaatacaacagtAGTTATCTAAATTCACCTTTGCATGAAAAGATCTATCAATAAACGATATATATGCTGAATGCCTATACCTGGCACTTTGCGGAGACCGCTGAGGCAGCCCATGATGTCGCTGACGTTCTCCAGCAGCAGGGTGGTTTGTTGATTGGGTTTGAAGGTGCCCGACACCAGTTTGGCCAGTAGCTTGTTTGTGGCGATGCCGGCACAGCCAGTCAGACCCAGTTTGCTGTGGATGGCGTCTCTCAGTTCTGCTGCAATGTGTGAACCTAAAGCCAACCTTGGATGATCACTGGCTTCAacatctgcatctgtgtggggaaaaaaaaaaaaaaaactagctaTCCGTGGGTGTGggctatctttttttttcaaaaggatCCAAAAGTCAACTTATCATGTGGTGGGAAACTGAAAGTGCCAcgcaaatattttaattttagctTCTCATTTCTCAGTTTCCATGAGCCAGATGTACTTCGATGTACAGCGACACACCGGACACAGAAATGTTACTTACTGATATGGTTGTAGACGTGTCCTTTGAATGAGAAGTTTTTAGACTCCGGTGTCTGTGCAAGCCTTTGTTCTACCATCTTTGTGATGTCCATGAAGTTTTCGTCAAACCCGAGCCTCTCTACAAGTGGACAGTAGGACATCAGCAGCTCTGGACGGAGGACAAGAAAAAGGTAAAGAAAGAGGAGCACAGACATGGATAACATACATAACATTAGCAGGAACTTGTTGCACTAATCTGTGGCTTATAATGTTTGAGTAAATGAGGAAGGCAAATAGTGGTGGCATAGCAAGAAAGTGAGATTTTTACTCTAATGTAAAATGTCTTTGCTTTTGCTTTGAATTCTACCTTTATGTAGTTACTGAAAGcgaaaaacaaatgaagaaaatgctGAGTCTAGAAAGGATCTCTGGCTCTTTACATGAAACGTGACATTTCGTagttttgtcttgtttattCACGGCTACCACCAACAGATTTAGATGCATTGGTAACTTGTGTTTATTCGGGTGGCTTCTTAGGGTCTTACCTGTCACTTTATAGGATATTTCTCTGTAGTGTGTCAGGTCTTCTCCCTTCACCAGCACCAGCTGAGGACATTTCTCCTTGGCGTCAGTCACAGACATCAGCTTGGTGACTCCCAGCTCTCTCGCCACATAGTTACAGGTGACTATAATGTATTTCTGCTGAATACCTGATGATAtgagaaatgtaaaaaggtGTTCTGGGCTTTAACACagtgagcttttatttttccaccACAGAGTTTGATGTTTTGTAGTAAATTTACCCAAAGGGACTTCTCTCAGTGCTGGATTTCTGATCATTTCCACCTGAGCATAGAAGCAGTCCAGGTCAAAATGCAGAATGACTCTGTGTGCAGGCGTTTGACCTGAAACAGAGATTACATGCATACAATAATTACCGCCTGACACGGACAGATAGCTGACAGACAGAACCGTGTTTCTCTCAGCATgccaaaaagcaaaataagagccaaaatgaacatttcagttttcataCTTTACCTGAAGGAGCAGCGGGGCTGAGGGGGGCTGAACCCACGAAGGTGTTCTTCCACTCGGTTTCATCGTCCTCCACCTCATCCTCGCTCTTATCCATTTCAAACAACAcaccttttatgttttttgtagATTTTAATAAGCCAGATGAGACTGCTGCTGCCgctggctgctgttgttgtggttgGAGGTAAAGTAGTCACTTAACGGCGCCAATACTCCTCTGTTGTTACAGCGCCATCTGCCGCTGTGGAGGAATTACTGCGACACAAAGAACAATCTAACAATCTAACCAACTAAAACATCTGTCATGACTCGAAATtagttatatttatttagtgatttcaatttgtttcatttcctgaaaaaaataattcaggaACAAAaatatgctaatgctaacgaATTAGCAACGTTTTTAACGGTCACTTCGCGGCCTGGGCAGAGCCTATATAAGTGAGGCTGACAGCTCGCGGACGGTAGTCAGCGCCACCATCTTTACCGAAACCAAACCAGTCTGCGCATCGTGGAAAAGCGCCGTTTTCGCCGATGTTTCCCTCGTCAGGTCTTTTTGCTGACTTAAACTGTCCTTTCTTTAAACGTGGGCTTTGTGCGCGGCCGCACTGTTTGTACAAACATGCAGCAGAATTGCGGGATATGTGTGGTGCCTCTTATAAATCACCTGTGGTTGACTTTGAAGGTAAGTGTTTTTTAGTCGAAGgtcagtgtatttttttttttttagccgaAGGttagtggtttttttttttttttttttttttttaccgaaggtcagtgtttttgttttttttagccgaaggtcagtgtttttttttttttttttttaaccgaaggtcagtgggttttttttttttttagccgaAGGTCAGTGGTTTTAGCTAGCTGCAGTCTGAGCTGTGCGTTAGCCTCTAGTCTTTCCTGTTTCCTGAAAAGTTCTGAGTTTTGTATTAATTTTCAAGAAATGAAGTGTAGTTGAAGTGCAAATTTGGGAAGATGTATGTTGAATTATCTAAAAACTTTGGAAAAACTTAAATGTGAGGCCGCTCACTTTTCAATTGGAATTCTTGGGGTTTTTTTTCGCATTCAAATGAGGGTTTAAAAAGCTAGCTAAATTGATATCACACTTTTTTTGACAATAATTTAGCCACCAGATTACTGTGAATTTTCAAGTTATTTATGATTGAACACATTTGCATTAAGCTCAAATGCAGTTAATTCAGATGCTTGGAAACTCGTTATGGTGGTGTGAAGGTGTATGGTGGTGCTCCTACATACAGCCACAGGTTGCCTCACCAGCACCTCCCACAGCGTATTTGTATTTAACCCAATCTCACCCTATGTTATTTTCTACCATAttactaatactaataaatCCTATGTCATTTTCCTTTcaacaggaattcaaaatggCTACCCGTATGCTGCGTCTGAAGCACCAGTGAATGATAAAACCAAAGATGACTCCCTCCAGGAGCTTGAGCGGATCAACAAGGAGATTGAAACTGTAAGGCACGAGGTGGAGCAGGAGCAAAGGAGACTGTCGCACTACCAGACCGCACAGGCTGACAGCAGAAACACTGCatcttatctatctatctccAAACCTGAGACGGCAGGTAAAAAcgcaaacttaaaaaaaacctaCTCTCGAGCAAGGAAGTACGTGGTTGAATATTCAAAACCGAGGACTGATTTGGAGTATGACCCTCTGTCCAACTTCTCTGCTGACTTGCGGTCTCATAGCTCATTAGGTAAAgagcaaaaactgaaaaaaggtTTGAAAAAGGCAGGAAAAGCTGTACCTTGTGACCAAAGGAAGGTAGATGGATATCAGGCTCCGCTTTCCAGATCACCCTCTCCAGAGCTGCTTGATGACTCTAATGAAGACAGCGTCCTGATCATTGATGTTCCTCCCTTGCCtgacaaaaagagagggagagttcAGAAACTTGTTGATTCTGTTGCTACTAAATCCTTCCAGGATAAAGGAGAGGAATTGAAGGAGGTCAAAGCATCACCTATTTTACTTGACTCTCTGCTGCACCTTGCAAACGCAGTGGCTTGCAAGGTCGGTTCTCCACCTTCATCAACGGTAGAAAAAAGTAGAGTTAATAGAGATTGTGTTGCTGAAAACAATCAAGGTGTGTCTAATCGTTATGAAAACAATGAATGCAAAAATATATCAGTTGAAAAGGGTGTAACTGATTTAAATGGATGTTTAGAAGACCTGGGAAGTGAGGGCCAGAGAATTTCTCCCTTTCAGGCTGCTGAAAAGGTAGTGGAGAAAAGTTCTAAACCTGCAAGTCCCCCTGCCACCACAAACCAACAAGATCAAAACCTCAACAGTCTGATTTTGGAAACGGAAGAAAACCCATTTCAGATTGAATTGTCTCAGTTTAAGATGAATCCACTGCAGCCATATAATCCTCCACTTAAGAATTCACTTTTTTGTAAAGCTCCAGCTGTTAACTTGGACTCAGCATTCATGCAGGACACCAAACAAGCCCAGACAACAGAACCAGCTCAGAACAGAGTTAGTAATCAGACGTCAAGAAAATGTGTTCCACCAGTGTTACCACAGAGCCAGAAAACGCCAAACAAGAAACCAGGACAGATGCAGGGTAAAGCTTCTGTTAACCATGTTTCACCTGAAGGCTACCTGGAGTCAGCAGAGCCAGCTTCCGGCAGCAGCCACAGTCTGGCGCTGCACAAGTCATTGGCATCAAGTTTCACAAAGGGAGCTGAATCATCATCTGCATCAGCTGAACAGCCTTTGGTGAAAGCAGATAGTGAGGTGATATTTATTGGTTCCAGCTCTGATGATGAGCAGAACTATTCAGAAGTGGAGCTGTCTGACAGTGACCCAATGGAGGAATGCTAT comes from Pempheris klunzingeri isolate RE-2024b chromosome 7, fPemKlu1.hap1, whole genome shotgun sequence and encodes:
- the poli gene encoding DNA polymerase iota isoform X2, with the protein product MDKSEDEVEDDETEWKNTFVGSAPLSPAAPSGQTPAHRVILHFDLDCFYAQVEMIRNPALREVPLGIQQKYIIVTCNYVARELGVTKLMSVTDAKEKCPQLVLVKGEDLTHYREISYKVTELLMSYCPLVERLGFDENFMDITKMVEQRLAQTPESKNFSFKGHVYNHINVEASDHPRLALGSHIAAELRDAIHSKLGLTGCAGIATNKLLAKLVSGTFKPNQQTTLLLENVSDIMGCLSGLRKVPGVGHQTAKRLQALGLVSVKDLQLFPLNELVSEFGGPSAQRLKNLALGIDDSPVTPTGAPQSLSDEDSFKKMSSTKDVLEKIQELLSNLVERMHKDGRQPQTFRLTIRRYSATNKWFSRESRQCPIPGHVGQRIISGSSDDAVVQLVPLAMKLFHKMVDSSAAFHLTLINVCFSNLQTRGAAASGKGSITSFFTHNTSPRKTQSFSSHSQNGSSQSSDHHCTDHQFSTSTMIPQHTSQKTLTTKSPSISEAALCGCKREQSPVVAVEGPPLQKVSCSTARLDFDERDNTLTHRLPPNVDPEVFKLLPEDIQMELLSPAYVNSPASTSFSSAAVADVPHITKNKSPQSCTDSLNVKPIKETVSKLNPPDRETTVNPQRPEGTSSFQGENVMEEGRLSFPRSSDCEFPGNVDPKVFSELPLDVQMELMSEWKQRKPVLKTSSSRKPGISSTTKDRKAAGKGRQANNLLKYFKPS
- the poli gene encoding DNA polymerase iota isoform X1, which produces MDKSEDEVEDDETEWKNTFVGSAPLSPAAPSGQTPAHRVILHFDLDCFYAQVEMIRNPALREVPLGIQQKYIIVTCNYVARELGVTKLMSVTDAKEKCPQLVLVKGEDLTHYREISYKVTELLMSYCPLVERLGFDENFMDITKMVEQRLAQTPESKNFSFKGHVYNHINADVEASDHPRLALGSHIAAELRDAIHSKLGLTGCAGIATNKLLAKLVSGTFKPNQQTTLLLENVSDIMGCLSGLRKVPGVGHQTAKRLQALGLVSVKDLQLFPLNELVSEFGGPSAQRLKNLALGIDDSPVTPTGAPQSLSDEDSFKKMSSTKDVLEKIQELLSNLVERMHKDGRQPQTFRLTIRRYSATNKWFSRESRQCPIPGHVGQRIISGSSDDAVVQLVPLAMKLFHKMVDSSAAFHLTLINVCFSNLQTRGAAASGKGSITSFFTHNTSPRKTQSFSSHSQNGSSQSSDHHCTDHQFSTSTMIPQHTSQKTLTTKSPSISEAALCGCKREQSPVVAVEGPPLQKVSCSTARLDFDERDNTLTHRLPPNVDPEVFKLLPEDIQMELLSPAYVNSPASTSFSSAAVADVPHITKNKSPQSCTDSLNVKPIKETVSKLNPPDRETTVNPQRPEGTSSFQGENVMEEGRLSFPRSSDCEFPGNVDPKVFSELPLDVQMELMSEWKQRKPVLKTSSSRKPGISSTTKDRKAAGKGRQANNLLKYFKPS